The genomic DNA GCCCTGTCCGTGGTGCTCCTGCTTCCGGGAGCCCGCTCCCCAGCCGGCATGCCCGGCACGGCACCGACCTCCGCTGCCTCCGGCGCGCCGGTCGGCACGTGAGGAGCGGCCGGTGCTTCGGCCAAGGCGGCCAGTTGGGCCGCGATGCCGTCCAGCAGCTTCGCGTACGCGGCCCGGGTTGCGCCCTGAGGCTCACTGCGGCCGGCTTCCCACCCGGCCACCGTCGTCCGGGTGACGTCTAGCGCTTCGGCGATCTCCGCCTGAGTGAGCCCGTAGCCGGTGCGAAGGCGCGCCCGCTCGGCGGGCTCGGGCAGTTGGGTGCGGCGTGGCCCGGACTTGAGCAGGGCGTCGACGGGGTCGGGCTTGCTGGCCATACGGCGCTTGCTCCTTCGGTGTCAGTCCCGGTCGCTGCCGGAAGGGCGGTAGGGGGCCGCGTCCAGGAACTCGCGCAGGTGCTGGCCTGTGAGGATACGGGCGGGATTGCGCCCCGGGGGCAACGGGAGCCGCTGCCCCAGAGCCCACTGGAAGCGGGCGGCCGGAGTCAGGTCGAAGGCGTACTTGCCGCCCTCGCCGGCATCGGGCGCGGAATCGACGATCCGGTACGCACCGACGCAGACACCGCCGTCCACGAAGGCCAGCAGGAAGTCGCCGTGCCGGGCCACGGTCTGGGCCGAGAAACGCCACCAACGGGCGGCACCGTCCTCGACGGTCCGGCCGGCACGGAGCGAGGCCCTCACATCCACAGCCAGCATCAAGTCCCTCCCCACACACCTGCGCATCTGCCGACTCAGTCGGTCGATCAGCAGATGAACCCAACCCTAGTACAGATCAACACTCTTTATAGCCTCATAAAAGTGATCCCTGCCGTCGACACGGCGGCGACATCGGATCCGACCGGTCAGGCGGGTCGGGCAGGTCCGTTCGACCCAAGGCTGTGCAGGAGGCCTTCGTGAGGTCCGCGCCGGGTCGACCGGCTACTCGCACCGAAGGCCTGCCGCGACAGGACCCGGTGGTGAGTCCGTCGCGGCAGGCCTCGGAGACGGGGCACGGAGCCGGCGGGGAACATGGCGTACGACTCCGCCGACGTGTCGACGTCGTACCGCCGCAGGTGTCAGGCCGTGTGCAGCGTCAGCCCGTACCGGTTGAGGATCTCGTTGATCGGCTGGTGCCAGGTCTCACCGCCGCTGCTGCAGTTACCCCAGCCGCCCGAAGTGACGCCTTGCGCCTGGTCGCCGCTGATGAACGAGCCGCCCGAGTCGCCCGGCTCGGCGCACACGCTCGTCTTGGTCATCTGATACACGGCGCCCTGGCTGTAGTTGACGGTCTCGTTCGTCGCCAGCACATTCCCGCAGTGCCAGTGGGACGTGGAGCCGGAGCGGCAGATGGAGGCACCGATGGGAGCCTCCGCGGAACCGCGGACCAACTGGTCGGAGACGGTGCCCCAGCCGAGGACCACCGGCACGGTCCACCAGCCGTTGCCCACGCTGACCCAGGCATAGTCGTCGCCCGGGAAGGAGGACCCTTGGAAGTTGCCGATGTACGAGCCGTCCCATCCGCTGACGCCGGCGCCCGCCTGGCCGCAGTGGCCGGCCGTGACGAAACCGCCGTACACCGAGAAGCCGATGGAACACCGCACGTTGCCCGTGTAGTACGGGTCGCCGCCGACCGTCCCGGCGGAGAAGGTCTTCGGTGCTTCGGAGGTCCGCCGCACGAGCACCGGTCCGGCCTTGCGGGCCTGCTCGACGAACGCGCGGACATCGTTGTCATCCTCCGACGAAGCAACGACGTTCACCACGACCCGGCTGGCCTTCGGGTCGACGTGCCAGCCGGCGACACCGTCGGGCGCGGAAAGCGCGTCGAGCTGCGCCTTGGCGGCATCGAGCTGACGAGCGCTGTGGGCCACCAGCTTGACTGCCGCACCCGTCGCGCGTACGGCACCGGCCTTCTGGTCACTGGTGACTGCGACCGTGAGCCTGCCCGTTGCCGGATCGAACCAGGAACCGCCGTACGCCGGTCCTGCCGCCCGTCGGGCCTTTCCCTGTACGGCCGTTGCCGTCCTCTCGGCGGCCAGGCGCGCCTTTGCCTGACTCGCCGTCAGGCCGAGGTCCTTCTGCATCGCGGACAGCAGGCCGGCCGAGGCCGGCGCCTTGGCGGTGGAAGCGGGGGTGAAGCCGGAGGCGGTCGCGGATGCCGCGGAAGGGGCATCCGCAGCGGAGGCGGGGGCGATGCCGGCCGTCGCCCAGGCTCCGAGCAGAAGTATGGCGGACAGACCGGTGCGTAACACTGTCGTACGTCTCAAGGGAATGGACCCTTCTGTTGTTCCGACATTGGTGGGGGAGGAACAGCAGACGTCCGAGACCTCTCACCTGAGAGCGCTCTCAGAGTGTGCCGCGACAGACTGTAATGCAGCACCATCGTCAGGTCCATGCCAATGACGGTGAAGGTGTGCGCCCAACTGTTCAGGCCCTCGTCGCCGGGCTGTTGCGTGGCGACGAGGGCCTGCGGGTTGCTGGTCGTGCGTGGAGGTGGACCTTTCGAGCGACAGGCCCGGTCAGGTCAGGAGCCGGCCTTGCGCTTGTTGTAGACGTCGAACCCGACCGCGGCAAGGAGGACGAAACCCTTGATGACCTGCTGGTAGTCGGTGCCGACGCCTACCAGCGACATCCCGTTGTTGAGTACACCGAGCACCAGCCCGCCGATGATGGCGCCGAAGACCGTGCCGACGCCGCCGCTCATCGAGGCGCCGCCGATGAACGCGGCGGCGATGGCCTCCAGTTCGAAGTTGGTTCCGGCCTGAGGGACGCCTGCATTGAGGCGGGCCGCGTAGACGACACCGGCGAGGGCGGCGAGCACCCCCATGTTCACGAAGACCAGGAAGGTGACGCGCTGGTCCTTCACCCCGGACAGCTTCGCTGCTGCCCGGTTGCCACCGAGCGCGTACACGTGGCGTCCGACGATCGCGTTGCGCATGACGTAGCCGAAGCCAATGAGCAGTACGGCGAGGAGGAGCAGGACGACCGGGACGCCTCGGTAGCTGGCCAGGGTCATCGTGAAGGCGAGGACCGCCGCGCCCATGGCCACGCACTTGGCGAGGAAGAGGTTCCTGGGCAGGACGTCGAGTCCGTACCGCTGTTGCCGTCGCCGGTCGCGGACCTCCTGGATCAGGGCGAAGGCCAGGAGCGCGAGCCCCATGAGGAGGGTGAGATTGTGATAGTTGGTGTGCGGACCGACCTCCGGGAGGTAGCCGGTGGATATCTTCTGGAAGCCTTCGGGGAACGGGCCGAGCGAACGGCTGCCGAGGAGGATCTGGGTACCGCCGCGGAAGAGCAGCATCCCGGCCAGCGTGACGATGAACGACGGGATTCCGACGTACGCGATCCAGAAGCCCTGCCACGCTCCGGCGACCGCTCCGACGACGAGGGCCAGGACCAGGGCGAGGACCCATGGCACATCCTGTTCGACCATCATCACGGCGCAGGCGGCCGAGACGAAGGCGGCCAGCGAGCCGACCGACAGATCGATGTGGCCTGCGATGATGACGATCATCATGCCGATGGCCAGGACGAGGATGTAGCTGTTCTGGAGCACCAGATTGGTGACGTTGTTGGGCTTGAGAAGGACGCCGTCGGTCCAGATCTCGAAGAGCACGACGATCAGTCCGAGGGCGATGAGCATCCCGTACTGGCGCATGTTGCGGCGGGCCGCGTCCAGCAGGAGGGTGCCGGTGGTCGCGGGCACTGCCGCTGTGGCCGGCGTCGGGCGCTGCGGTGTCTCGGTGGGGGCCTGGGCCATTTCCTGCTACCTCTTGTCGCTGGTCATATGGCGCATCAGGACCTCCTGGGTGGCCTCCGCGCGCGGGAGTTCGCCGGTGATCCGGCCGGCCGACATGGTGTAGATGCGGTCGCACATGCCGAGGAGTTCGGGCAGTTCGGAGGAGATCAGCACGACTGCTCTGCCTTCCGCGGCGAGCCGGTCGATGACGGTGTAGATCTCGTACTTGGCGCCTACATCGATGCCGCGGGTCGGTTCGTCGAGGATCAGCACGTCGGGTCCGGCGAAGATCCACTTGCTGAGGACGACCTTCTGCTGGTTGCCGCCGGAAAGCCTGCCCACCTGCTCGAAGACGGTCGGAGCCTTGATGTTCATGGACTTCCGGTACGACTCCGCGACCCGGGTCTCCTCGTGCTCGTCGACGACGCCCCGCCGCGCCACCTTGCCGAGGGCACTGAGGGTGATGTTGCGGCCGATGGTGTCGATGATGTTGAGGCCGTACTGCTTGCGGTCCTCGGTGACGTAGGCGATGCCGTGCCGGACGGCCTCCGGGACGGTGCGGGTACGGATCTCCTTGCCGTCCTTGAAGACCTTGCCGCTGATGTTGTGGCCGTAGGTGCGCCCGAAGACGCTCATCGCCAGTTCGGTGCGTCCCGCGCCCATCAGGCCGGCAATGCCCACGATCTCGCCCCGCCGGGCCTCGACCCGGGCGTGGTCGACGACCTTGCGGTGCTGGTCGATGGGGTGGTGCACGGTCCAGTCGCGGATCTCCAGGGCGGGGTGGGCGCCCGGATCACCCTCGTACCTGGTCCGTTCGGGGAAGCGGTGGTCGAGGTCGCGTCCGACCATGCCGCGGATGATGCGGTCCTCGGTGGTCGCCTCGGCGTGCACGTCGAGAGTC from Streptomyces sp. NBC_01707 includes the following:
- a CDS encoding S1 family peptidase gives rise to the protein MRRTTVLRTGLSAILLLGAWATAGIAPASAADAPSAASATASGFTPASTAKAPASAGLLSAMQKDLGLTASQAKARLAAERTATAVQGKARRAAGPAYGGSWFDPATGRLTVAVTSDQKAGAVRATGAAVKLVAHSARQLDAAKAQLDALSAPDGVAGWHVDPKASRVVVNVVASSEDDNDVRAFVEQARKAGPVLVRRTSEAPKTFSAGTVGGDPYYTGNVRCSIGFSVYGGFVTAGHCGQAGAGVSGWDGSYIGNFQGSSFPGDDYAWVSVGNGWWTVPVVLGWGTVSDQLVRGSAEAPIGASICRSGSTSHWHCGNVLATNETVNYSQGAVYQMTKTSVCAEPGDSGGSFISGDQAQGVTSGGWGNCSSGGETWHQPINEILNRYGLTLHTA
- the mmsB gene encoding multiple monosaccharide ABC transporter permease; this translates as MAQAPTETPQRPTPATAAVPATTGTLLLDAARRNMRQYGMLIALGLIVVLFEIWTDGVLLKPNNVTNLVLQNSYILVLAIGMMIVIIAGHIDLSVGSLAAFVSAACAVMMVEQDVPWVLALVLALVVGAVAGAWQGFWIAYVGIPSFIVTLAGMLLFRGGTQILLGSRSLGPFPEGFQKISTGYLPEVGPHTNYHNLTLLMGLALLAFALIQEVRDRRRQQRYGLDVLPRNLFLAKCVAMGAAVLAFTMTLASYRGVPVVLLLLAVLLIGFGYVMRNAIVGRHVYALGGNRAAAKLSGVKDQRVTFLVFVNMGVLAALAGVVYAARLNAGVPQAGTNFELEAIAAAFIGGASMSGGVGTVFGAIIGGLVLGVLNNGMSLVGVGTDYQQVIKGFVLLAAVGFDVYNKRKAGS
- the mmsA gene encoding multiple monosaccharide ABC transporter ATP-binding protein, yielding MTAPVLEMRSIVKTFPGVKALSDVSLTVAEGEVHALCGENGAGKSTLMKVLSGVHPHGSYEGEIRFRGERCAFKDIRASEARGIVIIHQELALVPYLSIAENIFLGNEHASRGFISWNETLRHAAALLERVGLREHPQTRVADIGVGKQQLVEIAKALAKKVELLILDEPTAALNDEDSAQLISLIKELKGQGISSIIISHKLGEIAAVADSVTVIRDGRTVETLDVHAEATTEDRIIRGMVGRDLDHRFPERTRYEGDPGAHPALEIRDWTVHHPIDQHRKVVDHARVEARRGEIVGIAGLMGAGRTELAMSVFGRTYGHNISGKVFKDGKEIRTRTVPEAVRHGIAYVTEDRKQYGLNIIDTIGRNITLSALGKVARRGVVDEHEETRVAESYRKSMNIKAPTVFEQVGRLSGGNQQKVVLSKWIFAGPDVLILDEPTRGIDVGAKYEIYTVIDRLAAEGRAVVLISSELPELLGMCDRIYTMSAGRITGELPRAEATQEVLMRHMTSDKR